From Drosophila yakuba strain Tai18E2 chromosome 2L, Prin_Dyak_Tai18E2_2.1, whole genome shotgun sequence, one genomic window encodes:
- the LOC26536122 gene encoding kunitz-type U1-aranetoxin-Av1a, protein MKLLSLSIVIICALQLQSVVGYNPAKCDDRRSNGGACRKPPEDRWTFEKIHRKCVEIDFFGCPGTKNIFNSKSECENACL, encoded by the exons ATGAAGCTTCTGTCGTTGtcaattgttattatttgcgCCTTACAATTGCAAAGTGTCGTTGGCTACAATCCGg CAAAGTGTGATGATCGCAGAAGTAATGGAGGCGCTTGTCGAAAACCGCCCGAAGACAGATGGACCTTTGAGAAGATTCACCGAAAATGCGTCGAAATAGATTTCTTTGGATGCCCAGGCACGAAAAACATCTTCAACTCTAAAAGCGAATGCGAAAACGCCTGTTTATGA
- the LOC6527845 gene encoding uncharacterized protein LOC6527845, whose translation MLIPEVDMWNVSKSSRIHRLSIFTCDKPGLKVLDYTAVRGVDRFYLECQDYRDYFRDPYNRVHKPKRFTTYAGRCDAKLDTEVEILSMPTSWRIDRQPIIYPIDYHSDMALGRRDCDHIKAFCSPAESLSFKR comes from the coding sequence ATGCTAATTCCAGAGGTGGACATGTGGAATGTGTCCAAGAGTAGCCGGATACACCGCCTTTCCATTTTCACTTGCGATAAGCCTGGACTGAAGGTGTTGGACTACACCGCAGTGCGGGGAGTGGATAGGTTCTACTTGGAGTGCCAGGACTACAGAGATTACTTCAGAGACCCCTATAATCGAGTCCACAAGCCCAAGAGGTTCACGACGTATGCAGGCAGGTGCGACGCAAAGTTGGATACCGAAGTCGAGATCCTTTCAATGCCGACCTCGTGGCGCATTGATCGCCAGCCCATCATCTATCCGATCGACTATCACTCGGATATGGCACTTGGTAGAAGGGACTGCGATCACATCAAAGCCTTCTGTTCCCCAGCCGAGAGCCTTAGCTTCAAGCGATAG
- the LOC26534896 gene encoding kunitz-type serine protease inhibitor vestiginin-1, whose protein sequence is MMAFADSGIRKQSERITIGLWNHCVWDLPFKTNQERKLIDPKMNFQSVCIILLLLVAGSWAYNPYFCDDEPAQKGPCKALLFMWRFNKQQQRCEPFDFGGCTKSKNLFGNESDCKRECLPESSK, encoded by the exons ATGATGGCGTTCGCTGATTCTGGGATTCGTAAGCAGTCAGAGCG AATCACCATAGGATTGTGGAATCACTGTGTGTGGGATCTGCCCTTTAAAACTAATCAAGAACGAAAATTGATAGATCCCAAAATGAATTTTCAGAGTGTTTGCATCATTTTGCTTCTGTTGGTCGCTGGGTCCTGGGCCTACAATCCAT ATTTTTGCGACGATGAGCCCGCTCAAAAGGGACCGTGCAAGGCACTGCTTTTTATGTGGCGTTTCaacaagcagcaacaaaggTGCGAGCCTTTTGACTTCGGAGGATGTActaaatcaaaaaatttattCGGTAATGAGTCGGACTGCAAAAGGGAGTGTCTGCCTGAATCGAGTAAATAG
- the LOC6527846 gene encoding uncharacterized protein LOC6527846 produces MEILAVGLAAFFQLMGCYFFFAQPEDRCSPAPDLASYLFLSATLCFLWDTNIYPRRFMHMTRIWRILIEIVACILMAEVGTIIIWCGLERILFSLTMDMLNLMQCSCRPSPFLYWLSGLITSLVSGAVLWYVLEATDDMYYIRKFSRNLLATMGISWRMFRCYMHMNTKGKRRALKICQLAEKVRNCRKASRKYCESDDDEGCD; encoded by the coding sequence ATGGAAATCCTGGCTGTGGGCCTGGCGGCCTTCTTCCAACTGATGGGCTGCTACTTTTTTTTCGCTCAGCCGGAGGATCGCTGTTCGCCGGCTCCAGATTTGGCCAGCTATCTATTCCTGAGTGCCACGTTGTGTTTCCTGTGGGACACCAACATCTATCCTCGACGATTTATGCACATGACCCGCATTTGGCGCATCCTGATAGAGATTGTGGCATGCATTTTGATGGCCGAGGTGGGCACCATCATAATTTGGTGTGGCCTGGAAAGGATTCTGTTCAGCCTGACGATGGATATGCTGAATTTGATGCAGTGCAGCTGCCGACCCTCGCCCTTTTTATATTGGCTTTCGGGACTAATTACCAGCCTGGTTAGCGGAGCAGTGCTCTGGTATGTCCTTGAGGCCACCGACGACATGTACTATATAAGGAAGTTTTCCCGCAATCTGCTAGCCACCATGGGCATATCCTGGCGGATGTTCCGCTGCTACATGCACATGAACACGAAGGGCAAGCGTCGAGCATTAAAGATATGCCAATTGGCTGAGAAAGTGCGCAACTGCCGAAAGGCATCTCGTAAATATTGTGAATCGGATGATGATGAAGGCTGTGACTAG